A window from Amblyomma americanum isolate KBUSLIRL-KWMA chromosome 7, ASM5285725v1, whole genome shotgun sequence encodes these proteins:
- the LOC144097305 gene encoding juvenile hormone acid O-methyltransferase-like: MSVSTENVPTAPKKSENSSCYIDPSSLKNAKKPGYQHKLDALQRVHFVRPTGAGQQHLDVGCGSGGFTRDALLDHLHPCRRIVAVDRSDLLLDYAREHASHPAIIYDHLDIETDDPQPLLDKYGQFDRIYSFLALQCVRDLERAYRNMFRLLKDGGECALVTLTGSVITDVMYQLSCMKQWKAYVPDPTKIYSDRFFFEPPIVGEEVVKAEKNALEEAGLTLVSCSVYDSQWKMSDVESWIDLYAPVFKLDANIPEKQRDAFRTDCRSLLAKNTITTDDGCSMRHSFVVVHAQRPPRD, encoded by the exons ATGTCTGTGAGCACCGAAAACGTACCCACGGCGCCTAAGAAGTCCGAAAACTCCTCGTGTTACATCGACCCATCGTCTCTGAAGAACGCGAAGAAACCTGGCTACCAACACAAACTCGACGCTCTACAGCGAGTGCACTTCGTGCGTCCAACCGGCGCAGGACAGCAGCACCTCGACGTTGGTTGCGGTTCAGGAGGCTTCACCAGAGATGCCCTGCTCGACCACCTGCACCCTTGTCGTCGGATCGTTGCTGTTGACCGATCGGACCTCTTGCTTGACTACGCCCGAGAGCACGCCAGTCACCCTGCCATCATCTACGACCACCTGGACATCGAGACCGACGACCCCCAACCGCTGCTGGACAAGTACGGTCAGTTCGACCGCATATACTCGTTTTTGGCGCTGCAGTGCGTTCGAGACCTGGAAAGAGCGTACCGAAACATGTTCCGGCTCCTGAAAGACGGCGGCGAGTGCGCACTTGTGACCCTTACTGGATCTGTCATCACAGACGTGATGTACCAGCTGAGCTGCATGAAGCAGTGGAAGGCCTACGTTCCA GATCCGACAAAGATATATTCGGACCGCTTCTTCTTTGAGCCGCCTATTGTGGGCGAGGAGGTGGTGAAAGCGGAAAAGAATGCCCTTGAAGAGGCAGGTCTCACCCTCGTATCATGCTCTGTTTACGACAGCCAGTGGAAAATGTCAGATGTGGAATCGTGGATCG atttgtaCGCGCCGGTGTTCAAGCTGGACGCCAATATTCCCGAAAAGCAGCGTGACGCCTTCCGCACGGACTGCCGGAGCCTGCTGGCTAAGAACACGATCACCACGGATGACGGTTGCTCCATGAGGCACAGCTTTGTCGTTGTACACGCGCAGAGACCTCCTCGTGACTAA